A single region of the Lycium barbarum isolate Lr01 chromosome 2, ASM1917538v2, whole genome shotgun sequence genome encodes:
- the LOC132626841 gene encoding proline-rich receptor-like protein kinase PERK3 isoform X2, translating into MASSFVPIAGGIGGAVLLLGVICFVCFRAYRSRKNSNKNSDSASSDPSAVVEMKREASFGPSRLFRMEELEKATNHFDENNLIGCGSFGLVFKGLLCDGTVVAIKRRLGIPKQEFTEEVAHLSRVQHRNLVSLLGYCQDSGYSMLVFEYLPNGSMRNHLYDTGRESATKLEFKQRLSIAIGTAKGLSHLHGQRPSIIHGNFKTANVLVDEDFIAKVADAGILKLLEKIDDAGPSGLSSVNAFRDPEINQIGILCETSDVYSFGVFLIELITGRDASHIDEFGSNQSVLDWVEKELSSEDLVDHRLMGSFTGEVMKDLIKIALRCMSFPGRYRPTMETVVLDLERLLEREIMHTTGMGEGTSTVTLGSQLFTN; encoded by the exons ATGGCAAGTTCATTTGTACCTATAGCAGGAGGAATTGGAGGGGCAGTACTCCTCTTGGGAGTAATTTGCTTTGTATGTTTTCGCGCGTACCGCAGCAGGAAGAATTCAAATAAGAATTCAGACTCAGCTTCTTCAGATCCATCTGCAGTAG TGGAGATGAAAAGGGAAGCATCTTTTGGTCCATCAAGGCTATTCAGAATGGAAGAGTTGGAGAAAGCCACAAATCATTTTGATGAAAACAATCTCATTGGTTGTGGAAGTTTTGGTCTGGTTTTCAAAGGGTTGCTCTGTGATGGAACTGTCGTTGCTATAAAAAGGCGTTTAGGGATTCCTAAACAGGAGTTTACTGAAGAG GTTGCCCATTTATCAAGGGTTCAGCACCGGAACCTGGTCAGTCTTTTAGGTTACTGCCAAGATAGTGGATACTCCATGCTGGTTTTTGAATATTTGCCTAATGGAAGCATGCGCAACCACTTGTATG ACACTGGAAGGGAATCTGCAACAAAGCTAGAATTCAAGCAAAGGTTATCTATTGCTATTGGAACAGCTAAAG GATTAAGTCATTTACATGGGCAACGCCCTTCAATAATCCATGGGAACTTTAAAACAGCTAATGTTCTGGTTGATGAGGACTTCATTGCCAAAGTTGCAGACGCGGGCATTCTGAAGTTGCTCGAAAAAATTGATGATGCAGGTCCATCTGGCCTCAGTTCTGTCAATGCTTTTAGAGATCCAGA GATAAACCAAATTGGAATTCTCTGTGAGACAAGTGATGTTTATAGTTTTGGGGTATTCCTGATAGAGCTCATAACTGGAAGGGATGCTTCACATATAGATGAGTTTGGATCAAACCAAAGCGTACTTGATTGG GTTGAAAAAGAGCTGAGTTCAGAGGATTTAGTGGATCATAGGCTGATGGGAAGCTTCACGGGGGAGGTGATGAAGGATTTGATCAAGATAGCATTGAGATGCATGAGTTTTCCTGGTAGATATAGGCCAACCATGGAAACGGTTGTGTTGGATCTTGAAAGGCTTCTTGAGAGGGAGATCATGCACACAACTGGTATGGGAGAAGGTACTTCCACAGTTACTCTAGGAAGTCAATTGTTTACAAACTGA
- the LOC132626841 gene encoding proline-rich receptor-like protein kinase PERK3 isoform X1 → MASSFVPIAGGIGGAVLLLGVICFVCFRAYRSRKNSNKNSDSASSDPSAVVSVEMKREASFGPSRLFRMEELEKATNHFDENNLIGCGSFGLVFKGLLCDGTVVAIKRRLGIPKQEFTEEVAHLSRVQHRNLVSLLGYCQDSGYSMLVFEYLPNGSMRNHLYDTGRESATKLEFKQRLSIAIGTAKGLSHLHGQRPSIIHGNFKTANVLVDEDFIAKVADAGILKLLEKIDDAGPSGLSSVNAFRDPEINQIGILCETSDVYSFGVFLIELITGRDASHIDEFGSNQSVLDWVEKELSSEDLVDHRLMGSFTGEVMKDLIKIALRCMSFPGRYRPTMETVVLDLERLLEREIMHTTGMGEGTSTVTLGSQLFTN, encoded by the exons ATGGCAAGTTCATTTGTACCTATAGCAGGAGGAATTGGAGGGGCAGTACTCCTCTTGGGAGTAATTTGCTTTGTATGTTTTCGCGCGTACCGCAGCAGGAAGAATTCAAATAAGAATTCAGACTCAGCTTCTTCAGATCCATCTGCAGTAG TTTCAGTGGAGATGAAAAGGGAAGCATCTTTTGGTCCATCAAGGCTATTCAGAATGGAAGAGTTGGAGAAAGCCACAAATCATTTTGATGAAAACAATCTCATTGGTTGTGGAAGTTTTGGTCTGGTTTTCAAAGGGTTGCTCTGTGATGGAACTGTCGTTGCTATAAAAAGGCGTTTAGGGATTCCTAAACAGGAGTTTACTGAAGAG GTTGCCCATTTATCAAGGGTTCAGCACCGGAACCTGGTCAGTCTTTTAGGTTACTGCCAAGATAGTGGATACTCCATGCTGGTTTTTGAATATTTGCCTAATGGAAGCATGCGCAACCACTTGTATG ACACTGGAAGGGAATCTGCAACAAAGCTAGAATTCAAGCAAAGGTTATCTATTGCTATTGGAACAGCTAAAG GATTAAGTCATTTACATGGGCAACGCCCTTCAATAATCCATGGGAACTTTAAAACAGCTAATGTTCTGGTTGATGAGGACTTCATTGCCAAAGTTGCAGACGCGGGCATTCTGAAGTTGCTCGAAAAAATTGATGATGCAGGTCCATCTGGCCTCAGTTCTGTCAATGCTTTTAGAGATCCAGA GATAAACCAAATTGGAATTCTCTGTGAGACAAGTGATGTTTATAGTTTTGGGGTATTCCTGATAGAGCTCATAACTGGAAGGGATGCTTCACATATAGATGAGTTTGGATCAAACCAAAGCGTACTTGATTGG GTTGAAAAAGAGCTGAGTTCAGAGGATTTAGTGGATCATAGGCTGATGGGAAGCTTCACGGGGGAGGTGATGAAGGATTTGATCAAGATAGCATTGAGATGCATGAGTTTTCCTGGTAGATATAGGCCAACCATGGAAACGGTTGTGTTGGATCTTGAAAGGCTTCTTGAGAGGGAGATCATGCACACAACTGGTATGGGAGAAGGTACTTCCACAGTTACTCTAGGAAGTCAATTGTTTACAAACTGA